The region TTCTTCAAAGGTAAGGGCCGAGTTAATCGCTTATGGAAGGCATCTGTGCTTGGTTAGCGATTAGGTCATCGAGTCCTTTGCCTTGTTTGGGAGACCATTGGGCGATGCTGACGTGGCAGCGTGCGTTGATTAGCAGTTGGCTAAAGCGGCTGATGGCGATACCGACGTGGCGGCGGGTGTTAGGTTTCTCGTCTTCGTCGAAGGCAAGGATGATCGGGCGCTCATTGCCGACGATGGCTTGGATGTCCGGGATGAGAACCGGGTCGATGGGGTTGCCGAGGCGGTCTTTGGAGCGGTAGCCGTTGTAGACGCCAGGAAGCGAAATGGTGGCGTAACCTGCGGTGAGGGCGGCGCCTGCTTTTTTTGCGCCTTCGGTGATGACGATGGGGGCTTTTGGGTTGGAGAGCCACCAGGACCAAAAGTTTCTATCTTGGTCTTCAGAGTTAGCGGCGTTGTGACGGTCTAGGACGAGGGCAAGGGTTTGGGCGTGGCTGAGGGCGTCGGCGTCGGGATAGATGTCGTGGACGGCCTGTTGTAGGCGGTACTGATAGTTAAGACCAAGCTCGTGGCGCTGGGCGATACCCAGTCCATCGGCCCAGGGAAGAGACAGGAAGAGGGCGCGGGTGCTTTGTTTGGCGGGCGCTTCGTATTTGATTACTTTGTCGGGATGCTTCCAGCTCGTTCTGGGGTTCTGGGGTTTGAACTGGCCCCAGTCCATTGGTTGCCAGTCGTTTAAGGGATCTAGGCCGGAGACCCACCAGCCCCCCTCCATGACATGGCTGTATCGCTGACGCAGTTTGATGACGGGAGTGGTGGCGTATTGGGTAGCGTGGCCTCCCATCTCGGCGATGGCGTGGTGGGTAAGCAGGTCTACGGCTTCATCGCCGTCGGTGTAGCGGACGTTGGCATAGATAAGGCGGTCGGTGGCTTGGCTGGTTCGCCATTCGATTAGGTGATCCGGGGGAGCTAGGTGCTCGGGAATCGATGCTTGAGGGCAGTCGCTGGTGGGATGGGATGGGGAAAGGACTGCGTAATCTAACGGGATCGGGTCGAGAAGGGTGACTTGGAAAGGGGTGTAAGCGCAGTTCTGATGAAATTGTTGGAAACTTTTTACATTGTCGAAACCCTTACGATTTGAAGGTTTTAAGGATTGCTTAGAAGTGTGATCGCATGGCTGCTTACGCAGATGCGAGAAATCGGGTACCATGAAAACAACGTACGGAGCCCCGCACGACATTGTTCCTGTCGCCCTTTGGGAAAACTCAATAACTGTCATGACGCCAATCTAGTCAGTTATCAAATTTTGAAGGCTACAGGATTTGCTTAACTCGTAACTGAAGAACGGTCTAAACCCTCGGGTTTGGGCCGTTTTTTAGTGTGTAATCCGAAATAAATCTTTTGTTGTTAACTCTCCTTTTTGGTTGCAACTGTAGTGACTTCTGCTGGTGGTATTTCTCCAGCTTCTCTTGCCTGTTTGATCGCAATTTCTAGGGCAATTGCGCCTACTGTTGCGATCGCTTGACCTCTGGCTGTTGCCCATCGAACCAATTCATCATG is a window of Synechococcus sp. PCC 7335 DNA encoding:
- a CDS encoding DUF3854 domain-containing protein translates to MDWGQFKPQNPRTSWKHPDKVIKYEAPAKQSTRALFLSLPWADGLGIAQRHELGLNYQYRLQQAVHDIYPDADALSHAQTLALVLDRHNAANSEDQDRNFWSWWLSNPKAPIVITEGAKKAGAALTAGYATISLPGVYNGYRSKDRLGNPIDPVLIPDIQAIVGNERPIILAFDEDEKPNTRRHVGIAISRFSQLLINARCHVSIAQWSPKQGKGLDDLIANQAQMPSISD